A genomic segment from Bradyrhizobium diazoefficiens USDA 110 encodes:
- a CDS encoding CheR family methyltransferase, translating to MTPTEYEYLRKFLKDNSGLDLSADKQYLIESRLLPLARKAGLSGIPELVQKLQGGSRALITDVVEAMTTNETFFFRDKVPFDHFRDTIMPEIIKARAGRRSVRIWCAAGSTGQEPYSLAMCLKEMGAALTGWRVEIIATDLSQEVLEKARAGVYSQFEVQRGLPIQMLVKYFKQTGETWQINPELRAMIQHRQLNLLHDFAQLGTFDVIFCRNVLIYFDQDTKINIFNRLARQIEPDGFLVLGAAETVVGLTDTFRPIPDRRGLYKPNDPRAAVAKPALAGVAPRMAVMAGR from the coding sequence GTGACCCCGACCGAGTATGAGTATCTGCGCAAGTTCCTGAAGGACAATTCAGGTCTCGATCTGTCCGCAGACAAGCAGTATCTGATCGAAAGCCGCCTCTTGCCGCTCGCCCGCAAGGCCGGGCTCTCCGGCATCCCCGAGCTCGTGCAGAAGCTGCAGGGTGGCTCGCGCGCGCTCATCACCGACGTGGTCGAAGCCATGACCACCAACGAGACCTTCTTCTTCCGCGACAAGGTCCCGTTCGATCATTTCCGCGACACCATCATGCCCGAGATCATCAAGGCGCGCGCCGGGCGCCGCAGCGTGCGGATCTGGTGCGCCGCCGGTTCGACCGGACAGGAGCCCTATTCGCTGGCGATGTGCCTGAAGGAGATGGGTGCGGCCCTCACCGGCTGGCGCGTCGAGATCATCGCGACCGACCTGTCGCAGGAGGTGCTGGAGAAGGCCAGAGCCGGCGTCTACAGCCAGTTCGAGGTGCAGCGCGGCCTGCCGATCCAGATGCTGGTGAAATATTTCAAGCAGACCGGCGAGACCTGGCAGATCAATCCCGAATTGCGGGCGATGATCCAGCACCGCCAGCTCAACCTGCTGCACGACTTCGCCCAGCTCGGTACGTTCGACGTCATCTTCTGCCGCAACGTGCTGATCTATTTCGACCAGGACACCAAGATCAACATCTTCAACCGCCTGGCGCGCCAGATCGAGCCCGATGGCTTCCTCGTGCTGGGTGCCGCCGAAACCGTGGTCGGACTGACGGATACGTTCAGGCCGATTCCCGACCGGCGCGGCCTCTACAAGCCGAACGATCCGCGTGCAGCCGTGGCCAAGCCGGCTCTCGCCGGCGTGGCGCCGCGCATGGCGGTGATGGCGGGACGATAG
- a CDS encoding response regulator, producing MKTCLVVDDSSVVRKIARRILEGLEFQVTEAEDGSKALEICQRQLPDAVLLDWNMPVMDGFEFMGHMRRLPGGDQPKVVFCTTENNVAHIAQALSGGANEYIMKPFDKDIIADKFAEVGLIPVGQAMV from the coding sequence ATGAAGACCTGTTTGGTGGTCGATGATTCCAGCGTCGTGCGCAAGATCGCGCGCCGCATCCTGGAAGGCCTGGAATTCCAGGTCACCGAAGCCGAGGACGGCTCGAAGGCGCTCGAGATCTGCCAGCGGCAACTGCCCGATGCGGTGTTGCTCGACTGGAACATGCCCGTGATGGACGGCTTCGAGTTCATGGGCCACATGCGCCGCCTGCCCGGCGGCGACCAGCCGAAGGTGGTGTTCTGCACCACCGAGAACAACGTGGCCCATATCGCCCAGGCGCTCAGCGGCGGCGCCAACGAATACATCATGAAGCCCTTCGACAAAGACATTATCGCCGACAAGTTCGCTGAAGTCGGCTTGATCCCGGTCGGACAAGCCATGGTCTGA
- a CDS encoding chemotaxis protein CheW, translating into MANKTQSTEGAMVEYVTAMIGGQLFGLPISRVQDVFMPERVTRVPLSSREIAGVLNLRGRIVTVVDMRARLGLPRPEDGKVPMAVGVDLRGESYGLLIDQIGEVLRLPEDGKEENPVNLDPRMAKLAGGVHRLDGQLMVVLDVDRVLELETKVQMAA; encoded by the coding sequence ATGGCCAACAAGACCCAGTCCACCGAAGGCGCCATGGTCGAATACGTCACCGCGATGATCGGCGGCCAGCTGTTCGGCCTGCCGATCTCCCGCGTCCAGGACGTGTTCATGCCCGAGCGCGTCACCCGCGTTCCGCTGTCCTCCCGCGAGATCGCCGGCGTCCTCAACCTGCGCGGCCGCATCGTCACCGTGGTCGACATGCGCGCCCGCCTCGGCCTGCCGAGGCCCGAGGACGGCAAGGTGCCGATGGCGGTCGGTGTCGACCTGCGCGGCGAATCCTATGGCCTGCTGATCGACCAGATCGGCGAGGTGCTGCGCCTGCCCGAGGACGGCAAGGAAGAAAACCCTGTCAACCTCGACCCCCGCATGGCCAAGCTCGCCGGCGGTGTCCACCGCCTCGACGGCCAGCTCATGGTCGTCCTCGACGTCGATCGCGTCCTCGAGCTCGAAACCAAAGTGCAAATGGCTGCGTGA
- a CDS encoding hybrid sensor histidine kinase/response regulator — MDDLLREFLTETSESLDTVDNQLVKFEQEPNNAKILDNIFRLVHTIKGTCGFLGLPRLEALAHAGETLMGKFRDGMPVTGQAVTVILSSIDRIKEILAGLEATEAEPEGTDRDLIDKLEAMVEQGMAAMSASASPIASGSAQPMPAAGSAAAVADAPPLVPEAPAAAAPAKDMTTGSLIDQTLERPLRPGEVSLDELERAFRETAIEAPIPAPIVKAEVKAEPAPAPAPVAKEAAKEAAKPAAKEKAAPKKSMADEGASEGDRIANQSIRVNVDTLEHLMTMVSELVLTRNQLLEISRRNEDTEFKVPLQRLSNVTAELQEGVMKTRMQPIGNAWQKLPRIVRDLSSELGKQIELEMHGADTELDRQVLDLIKDPLTHMVRNSADHGLETPAERLAAGKGEQGTIRLSAYHEGGHIIICIADNGRGLNTERIKAKAISSGLVTEAELEKMSEAQIHKFIFAPGFSTAAAITSVSGRGVGMDVVRTNIDQIGGTIDIKSVAGEGSSVTIKIPLTLAIVSALIVEAAGDRFAIPQLSVVELVRARANSEHRIERIKDTAVLRLRNKLLPLIHLKKLLKIDDGAASDPENGFIVVTQVGSQTFGIVVDGVFHTEEIVVKPMSTKLRHIDMFSGNTILGDGAVIMIIDPNGIAKALGAAGSSAHDMGDENGAHHIGSGEQTTSLLVFRAGSSQPKAVPLGLVTRLEELPADKIEFSNGRYMVQYREQLMPLVAMESVTVASQGAQPILVFADDGRSMGLVVDEIIDIVEERLNIEVGGSSQGILGSAVIKGQATEVIDVGHFLPMAFADWFTRKEMKPSMHSQSVLLVDDSAFFRNMLAPVLKAAGYRVRTAPTAQEGLAALRAQSFDVVLTDIEMPDMNGFEFAEVIRSDNNLGAMPIIGLSALVSPAAIERGRQAGFHDYVAKFDRPGLIAALKEQTAGAAGASELSRAAA; from the coding sequence ATGGATGATCTGTTGCGGGAGTTCTTGACGGAGACCAGCGAGAGCCTGGACACCGTCGACAATCAGCTGGTGAAGTTCGAGCAGGAGCCGAACAACGCCAAGATCCTGGATAACATCTTCCGCCTGGTCCACACCATCAAGGGGACGTGCGGCTTCCTCGGCTTGCCGCGACTGGAAGCGCTGGCGCATGCCGGCGAGACGCTGATGGGCAAGTTCCGCGACGGCATGCCGGTGACGGGGCAGGCGGTGACGGTGATCCTGTCCTCGATCGACCGCATCAAGGAGATCCTCGCCGGCCTCGAGGCGACCGAAGCCGAGCCGGAGGGCACCGACCGCGATCTCATCGACAAGCTGGAAGCGATGGTCGAGCAGGGCATGGCGGCGATGTCAGCGTCGGCTTCGCCGATCGCGTCAGGCTCGGCGCAGCCGATGCCGGCGGCTGGCAGCGCCGCTGCTGTTGCTGACGCGCCGCCGCTGGTGCCGGAAGCGCCGGCCGCCGCTGCGCCGGCCAAGGACATGACCACGGGTTCGCTGATCGACCAGACCCTGGAGCGCCCGCTGCGCCCGGGTGAAGTGTCGCTCGACGAGCTCGAGCGCGCCTTCCGCGAAACCGCGATCGAAGCCCCAATCCCCGCGCCAATCGTCAAGGCCGAGGTCAAGGCTGAGCCCGCGCCGGCTCCGGCCCCTGTTGCCAAAGAGGCTGCCAAGGAAGCTGCGAAGCCTGCCGCCAAGGAGAAGGCCGCGCCGAAGAAGTCGATGGCCGACGAGGGCGCCTCCGAGGGCGACCGCATCGCCAACCAGTCGATCCGCGTCAACGTGGATACGCTGGAGCATCTGATGACCATGGTCTCCGAGCTGGTCTTGACCCGCAACCAGCTGCTGGAGATCTCCCGCCGCAATGAGGACACCGAGTTCAAGGTGCCGTTGCAGCGCCTCTCCAACGTCACCGCCGAGCTGCAGGAAGGCGTCATGAAGACGCGCATGCAGCCGATCGGCAATGCCTGGCAGAAGCTGCCCCGCATCGTCCGCGACCTGTCGAGCGAACTCGGCAAGCAGATCGAGCTGGAGATGCACGGCGCCGACACCGAGCTCGACCGCCAGGTGCTCGACCTGATCAAGGACCCGCTCACCCACATGGTGCGCAACTCCGCCGACCATGGCCTGGAGACCCCCGCCGAGCGGCTCGCGGCCGGCAAGGGCGAGCAGGGCACCATCCGCCTCTCCGCCTATCACGAGGGCGGCCACATCATCATCTGCATCGCCGACAACGGCCGCGGCCTCAACACCGAGAGGATCAAGGCCAAGGCGATCTCCTCGGGTCTCGTCACCGAGGCCGAGCTCGAGAAGATGAGCGAAGCCCAGATCCACAAGTTCATCTTCGCGCCGGGCTTCTCGACCGCGGCCGCCATCACCTCGGTGTCGGGCCGCGGCGTCGGCATGGACGTGGTGCGCACCAATATCGACCAGATCGGCGGCACCATCGACATCAAGTCGGTGGCCGGCGAGGGCTCGAGCGTCACCATCAAGATCCCGCTGACCTTGGCCATCGTCTCCGCGCTGATCGTGGAAGCCGCCGGCGACCGCTTTGCGATCCCGCAGCTCTCCGTCGTCGAGCTGGTCCGGGCCCGCGCCAACAGCGAGCACCGCATCGAGCGCATCAAGGACACCGCCGTCCTGCGCCTGCGCAACAAGCTCTTGCCGCTGATCCATTTGAAGAAGCTGCTCAAGATCGACGACGGCGCGGCCAGCGATCCCGAGAACGGTTTTATCGTGGTGACGCAGGTCGGCAGCCAGACCTTCGGCATCGTCGTCGACGGCGTCTTCCACACCGAAGAAATCGTGGTCAAGCCGATGTCGACGAAGCTGCGTCACATCGACATGTTCTCCGGCAACACCATTCTGGGCGATGGCGCCGTCATCATGATCATCGACCCCAACGGCATTGCCAAGGCGCTGGGTGCTGCCGGCTCCTCGGCCCATGACATGGGCGACGAGAACGGGGCGCATCACATCGGAAGTGGCGAGCAGACCACTTCGCTGCTGGTGTTCCGCGCCGGCTCGTCCCAGCCCAAGGCGGTCCCGCTCGGGCTCGTCACGCGCCTGGAGGAGCTGCCCGCCGACAAGATCGAGTTCAGCAACGGCCGCTACATGGTGCAGTACCGCGAGCAGCTGATGCCGCTCGTCGCCATGGAGAGCGTCACTGTTGCGAGCCAAGGCGCCCAGCCGATCCTGGTGTTCGCCGACGACGGCCGCTCCATGGGCCTCGTCGTCGACGAGATCATCGACATCGTCGAGGAACGCCTCAACATCGAGGTCGGCGGCTCCAGCCAGGGCATCCTGGGCTCGGCCGTGATCAAGGGGCAGGCCACCGAGGTGATCGACGTCGGCCACTTCCTGCCGATGGCGTTCGCCGACTGGTTCACCCGCAAGGAGATGAAGCCGTCGATGCATTCGCAGTCGGTGCTGCTGGTCGACGATTCCGCGTTCTTCCGCAACATGCTGGCGCCGGTGCTGAAAGCCGCCGGCTACCGCGTCCGCACCGCGCCGACCGCGCAGGAGGGCCTGGCCGCGCTGCGCGCCCAGAGCTTCGACGTGGTCCTGACCGACATCGAGATGCCCGACATGAACGGGTTCGAGTTCGCCGAGGTGATCCGCTCCGACAACAATCTCGGCGCGATGCCGATCATCGGCCTGTCCGCGCTGGTGTCGCCGGCGGCGATCGAGCGCGGCCGTCAGGCCGGCTTCCACGACTATGTCGCCAAGTTCGACCGTCCCGGTCTGATCGCGGCGCTGAAGGAGCAGACCGCGGGCGCCGCCGGCGCCTCCGAGCTGAGCCGGGCAGCGGCGTAA
- a CDS encoding response regulator — protein sequence MPHGSIIESPKREAQTGTESLRHILVVDDDPMVCMAIEVYLQLNHFRVTIAEGGEVGLRALEHGQFDLMIIDIFMPHMRGFESIRVFHERAPTIPLIAMSGYAFANLNSPAPDFLRMALELGAARCLRKPFTPHALLAAVNDCFAEHRSDDVASAARLG from the coding sequence GTGCCCCACGGTTCAATTATTGAATCGCCGAAACGGGAAGCTCAAACGGGGACAGAAAGTCTGCGCCATATTCTCGTTGTCGACGACGACCCGATGGTGTGCATGGCCATCGAGGTCTATCTTCAGCTAAACCATTTTCGGGTGACGATTGCCGAAGGAGGAGAGGTCGGACTGCGTGCTCTCGAACACGGACAGTTCGATCTGATGATCATCGACATCTTCATGCCGCACATGCGCGGCTTCGAATCGATCAGGGTGTTCCACGAGCGGGCGCCCACCATTCCGTTGATCGCGATGTCCGGCTACGCTTTCGCAAATCTGAATTCACCCGCTCCCGATTTCCTCCGGATGGCGCTCGAGCTCGGCGCGGCACGCTGTCTGCGCAAGCCGTTCACGCCGCACGCTCTGCTCGCCGCCGTCAACGATTGCTTCGCGGAGCACCGCTCCGACGACGTTGCCTCGGCCGCGCGCCTGGGTTAG
- a CDS encoding Crp/Fnr family transcriptional regulator produces the protein MTTSGFPPNQLLQMLDAADFDLLRPHLATVEMVRESVLGEAGAALRYVYFPHGGSISITLGLSEGQMIEIAMLGRDSVVGSGAALADGIAPADAVVLFPGTASMLEIAAFRTIAAASVPFRNLMVRHEQVLLAHAQQSLLCNTLHPVEARLARWLLRARDLSDSAILPLTQETLAQMMGVRRNAISLVAHALQRAGIIRYTRGQIEIIDLRALETTSCDCHSAVKATHSRLLGALR, from the coding sequence ATGACCACGAGCGGCTTCCCGCCCAATCAGTTGCTGCAAATGCTCGATGCGGCAGATTTCGACCTGCTGCGCCCCCATCTCGCGACAGTCGAAATGGTCAGGGAATCTGTCTTGGGCGAGGCGGGCGCCGCGTTGCGATACGTCTACTTCCCGCACGGCGGGTCCATTTCGATCACGCTGGGCTTGTCCGAAGGACAAATGATCGAGATCGCAATGCTGGGGCGCGACAGCGTCGTGGGCAGTGGCGCGGCGCTTGCCGACGGCATCGCGCCGGCGGACGCGGTCGTGCTTTTCCCCGGCACGGCTTCCATGCTTGAAATCGCGGCTTTCCGGACGATCGCCGCCGCGAGCGTCCCGTTTCGAAATCTGATGGTGCGTCATGAGCAGGTCCTGCTCGCGCATGCGCAGCAATCGTTGCTCTGCAATACGCTGCACCCGGTCGAGGCCCGGCTGGCGCGCTGGCTCTTGCGCGCCCGCGACCTGTCCGACAGCGCGATCCTTCCGCTGACACAGGAGACGCTGGCACAGATGATGGGCGTGCGGCGCAACGCCATTTCTCTCGTCGCGCATGCACTGCAACGGGCCGGCATTATTCGCTACACCCGCGGGCAGATCGAAATCATCGACCTGCGCGCGCTGGAGACGACGTCCTGCGACTGCCATTCGGCGGTCAAGGCCACCCATTCACGCCTGCTCGGAGCGCTGCGGTGA
- a CDS encoding Crp/Fnr family transcriptional regulator, whose translation MVRPSNGFLSALTADDYELIRPYLHTVELPHEAVLVETGETLKRAFFPHRGVISLVVNLAKGEHVQVAMIGRDSLLGTLSTMGDTCALNTAIVLVPGVASVMDLDRLRIAADQSGTLRTLLTRHGLAVYAQVQQTAGCNAAHPVESRLSRCLLHTHDLSGDYRLLLTQEAMAQMIGARRNSVSLVANTLQQANFIHYSRGHIQILNLDGLRQTACECYATVKAQYDRLLGQR comes from the coding sequence ATGGTGCGTCCGTCCAACGGTTTCCTGTCCGCGCTCACGGCGGACGATTATGAGCTGATCCGCCCATATCTGCACACGGTCGAGCTGCCGCACGAAGCCGTGCTGGTCGAGACCGGCGAGACGCTCAAGCGCGCGTTCTTTCCCCACCGCGGCGTCATCTCGCTGGTGGTGAACCTCGCCAAGGGCGAGCATGTGCAGGTCGCCATGATCGGCCGCGACAGCCTGCTCGGCACGCTCTCGACCATGGGCGATACTTGCGCGCTGAACACGGCAATCGTGCTGGTTCCCGGCGTCGCGTCGGTGATGGATCTCGACCGGCTGCGCATCGCGGCCGACCAGAGCGGCACCCTGCGGACGTTGCTCACGCGCCACGGGTTGGCGGTCTACGCTCAGGTCCAGCAGACCGCGGGCTGCAACGCCGCCCATCCGGTGGAATCGCGGCTGTCGCGCTGCCTGTTGCACACCCATGATCTGTCGGGCGACTACCGGCTGCTGCTGACCCAGGAGGCCATGGCGCAGATGATCGGGGCGCGGCGCAACAGCGTGTCGCTGGTCGCTAATACCTTGCAGCAGGCCAATTTCATCCACTACAGCCGCGGGCACATCCAGATCCTGAACCTGGACGGCCTGCGCCAGACCGCGTGCGAATGCTACGCAACGGTGAAAGCCCAGTACGACCGGCTGCTCGGCCAGCGCTGA